One stretch of Kluyveromyces marxianus DMKU3-1042 DNA, complete genome, chromosome 8 DNA includes these proteins:
- the MNN1 gene encoding alpha-mannosyltransferase, with translation MSMRRMLGVVRARYVVYGLMVTCFIAVGYLLAQARDADAEEWHRAARIASQARAREFADDYVSNVKIKPIEEIPVSPLELIPDIEVETRRRYEASWDLLFRSHKHKSFKHYDLSTKCEFYFQNLYNLNEEWTNEIGMFTFDIKDIKSDNKMSELKDDDGVKLIDEKALRYYKRKHNIALGMERLRIYDRCFVGNSNNRDSLKMNELFQQHGSEGSTSKLDQKVIGNKDNLRPTRKASFLSELDTGKFSKFNQWDFEHRMFPFISYFEQHNFTQVMPIFTGPESLEPLPQGKYPVFNRDTGELDSVETFHYDETKSLWDNWNDMSSRCSHKGIVMSVGNGQVDQTVRLLAVLREQHNRLPIQIIHNDQLSNDSIALLSDVARSSDLFNGPKQSVWFLNVRPTLSQSAKDRFDRFKNKWLSVIFNTFEEFIFVDSDAISYIGLEEYFQFDEYTATGTLMFKDRSLRMESGQKCPVLFETLMPKILERYYFDTVPQVDPDFVEQACMKELTPEEKVYKRFFENGYQHNLESGLLAINKNEHIMSMIISTVLNISPKIGGCGWGDKEFFWLGLLVSGHHYSIYDVDASAVGIPDLKDREKEDELKEAQEICSTQVGHTSYDKHLLWLNGGSQLCKFRDKFDSDWEEFENIRKEFHDNKEKARQAYDSVMPIEAAIIPDVNIGRWAHKDRRCNAYVWCGEYYEKIKPYTYNKKIVKGELIHFEQDEIEHIRRLNTIWNNAIIEVRKEE, from the coding sequence ATGTCCATGAGAAGGATGCTTGGAGTGGTTCGGGCCCGgtatgtggtgtacggattgATGGTCACGTGTTTTATTGCTGTTGGGTACCTTCTGGCGCAGGCGAGGGACGCTGATGCGGAAGAGTGGCATCGGGCGGCCAGGATAGCGAGCCAGGCGCGGGCACGGGAGTTTGCAGACGACTACGTGTCCAATGTGAAGATCAAGCCGATCGAGGAGATTCCTGTGTCTCCGTTAGAGTTAATTCCGGATATCGAGGTGGAAACGAGAAGGCGTTACGAAGCGTCGTGGGACTTGCTATTCCGCAGCCACAAGCACAAGTCGTTCAAGCATTATGACTTGAGCACCAAGTGCGAGTTCTATTTCCAGAACCTGTACAATTTGAACGAGGAATGGACGAATGAGATCGGGATGTTCacttttgatatcaaagatATTAAATCTGATAACAAGATGTCGGAGCTGAAGGACGATGACGGGGTGAAGTTGATAGACGAGAAGGCATTGAGGTACTATAAGAGGAAGCACAACATTGCGTTGGGGATGGAGCGGTTGCGGATATATGACAGGTGTTTTGTAGGGAACAGTAACAACCGGGATTCGCTCAAGATGAACGAATTATTTCAGCAACACGGGTCCGAGGGATCCACGTCTAAATTGGACCAGAAAGTTATTGGAAACAAGGACAACTTGCGTCCCACCAGAAAGGCTTCCTTTTTGAGTGAATTGGATACGGGGAAGTTCTCCAAGTTCAACCAGTGGGACTTCGAACACAGAATGTTCCCCTTTATCTCATATTTCGAGCAACATAACTTCACACAAGTGATGCCCATCTTCACGGGCCCCGAATCGCTTGAACCTTTGCCCCAGGGAAAGTACCCTGTTTTCAACAGGGACACAGGCGAGTTAGACAGCGTGGAGACATTCCATTATGACGAGACCAAGTCGCTCTGGGACAATTGGAACGACATGTCCTCACGGTGTAGCCACAAGGGTATTGTCATGTCGGTTGGGAATGGCCAAGTGGACCAAACGGTGCGTCTTCTTGCGGTATTGCGGGAACAGCACAACCGGCTGCCGATCCAAATTATCCACAACGATCAGCTCAGTAATGACTCGATTGCGCTTTTGTCCGACGTGGCACGGTCCAGTGATCTATTCAACGGACCCAAACAGTCTGTTTGGTTCCTGAACGTGAGGCCCACACTATCGCAGTCGGCGAAGGACCGGTTCGACAggttcaagaacaaatggCTCTCGGTGATATTCAACACGTTCGAAGAGTTTATATTCGTCGATTCCGACGCCATCTCGTACATTGGGCTAGAAGAGTACTTCCAGTTTGACGAGTACACTGCCACAGGAACACTCATGTTCAAGGACAGAAGCCTGAGGATGGAAAGCGGGCAAAAGTGTCCCGTACTGTTCGAAACGTTGATGCCAAAGATACTGGAGCGGTACTACTTCGACACAGTGCCGCAAGTCGACCCGGATTTCGTCGAACAAGCTTGCATGAAGGAACTCACTCCGGAAGAGAAGGTGTACAAACGGTTCTTCGAGAACGGCTACCAGCATAACCTAGAAAGCGGGCTCTTGGCTATTAACAAAAACGAACACATCATGAGTATGATCATCTCGACTGTACTGAACATCAGCCCAAAGATTGGCGGGTGTGGCTGGGGTGACAAAGAATTCTTCTGGCTCGGGTTGCTAGTGTCAGGCCATCACTACTCAATTTATGACGTCGACGCCAGCGCCGTGGGTATCCCAGACCTAAAGGacagagaaaaagaggacGAACTGAAAGAAGCACAGGAGATATGCTCGACACAGGTCGGCCATACTTCCTATGACAAGCACCTGCTATGGCTGAACGGTGGTTCGCAGCTATGTAAATTCCGAGACAAGTTCGACAGCGACTGGGAAGAGTTCGAAAACATCCGGAAAGAGTTCCACGACAACAAGGAAAAAGCCAGACAGGCCTACGACAGTGTCATGCCCATAGAAGCAGCTATAATTCCTGACGTAAATATTGGCCGATGGGCTCACAAAGACCGGAGGTGCAATGCTTACGTGTGGTGTGGTGAGTACTATGAAAAGATAAAGCCCTACACctataataaaaaaatagtCAAGGGCGAACTCATCCACTTCGAGCAAGACGAGATCGAACACATAAGACGCCTGAACACCATATGGAACAACGCTATCATTGAGGTGAGAAAGGAGGAGTGA
- the MNN1 gene encoding alpha-mannosyltransferase, whose amino-acid sequence MSVRRTLSMLRVRYAVYGFIIMCLIGVGYLLAQASAADVEEWHRAAKVASQARSREFAHEYVTDVKIKPIEEIPVSPLELIPDIEVETKRRYEASWDLLFRGRKFKSFKQYDLNTKCEFYFQNLYNLNEEWTNEIGMFTFDIKDIESDSKMAELKDNDGVKLIDEKALRLYKRAHNIALGMERFRIYDMCFVGKNSNNKHGSLKMNELFEQGGSEGSKSTASKLDKKVIGNKDNLRPTRKASFLSELDSGKFSKFNQWDFEHRMFPFIPYFEQHNFTQVMPIFTGPESLEPLPQGKFPVFNRDTGEATGVETFHYDETKSLWDNWNELSTQCGHRGIVVSAGDGQVDQTVRLLAVLREQQNRMPIQIIHNGQLSNDSMALLSEVAQSKDFSNGPKQSVWFLNVKPTLSESVKDRFDRFKNKWLSVVFNTFEEFIFIDTDAISYIGLEEYFNFDEYSATGTLMFKDRSLRIDSAQRCPVLFETLQPKILEQYYFDTVPQINPDFVEQACMKELTSEEKAYKRFFELGHQHNLESGLLAINKKEHIMSMIISTVLNISPKIGGCAWGDKEFFWLGLLLSGHRYSIYDVEACAVGIPEVKPNENENENDLKKAQQICSLQVGHTSYDKHLLWLNGGSQLCKFPEKFEIDWESIESIRKEFHDNKEEARKAYTDVISIEAAVIPDSTTGMWGHKDMRCKGYLWCGEYFEKIKPYTYNKKIVKGELIHFEQDEIEQIRRLNTIWSNAVFPVRKE is encoded by the coding sequence ATGTCTGTTAGGAGGACGCTTAGCATGCTTCGTGTTAGATATGCGGTGTACGGATTTATAATCATGTGTTTAATTGGTGTTGGATACCTTCTGGCACAGGCGAGTGCAGCTGACGTAGAGGAGTGGCATCGGGCTGCCAAGGTAGCTAGCCAGGCACGGTCGCGGGAGTTTGCGCATGAATATGTGACCGATGTGAAGATCAAGCCGATCGAGGAGATTCCTGTGTCTCCGTTAGAGTTAATTCCGGATATCGAGGTGGAAACGAAAAGGCGTTACGAAGCTTCGTGGGATCTGTTGTTCCGTGGCCGGAAGTTCAAGTCGTTCAAGCAGTACGATCTAAACACCAAGTGTGAGTTCTATTTCCAGAACCTGTACAATTTGAACGAGGAATGGACGAATGAGATCGGGATGTTCACGTTTGACATCAAGGATATTGAATCTGACAGCAAGATGGCGGAGTTGAAGGACAACGATGGCGTGAAGTTGATAGACGAGAAGGCATTACGGCTGTATAAGCGGGCGCACAATATTGCATTGGGGATGGAGCGGTTCCGGATATATGACATGTGTTTTGTCGGAAAAAACAGCAATAATAAGCATGGTTCGCTCAAGATGAACGAATTGTTTGAGCAAGGTGGGTCTGAGGGATCCAAGTCTACTGCTTCTAAGCTCGACAAAAAAGTGATCGGAAACAAGGACAACTTGCGTCCCACCAGAAAGGCTTCCTTTTTGAGCGAGTTGGATTCTGGgaagttttccaaattcaaCCAATGGGACTTCGAGCACAGGATGTTCCCCTTCATTCCATATTTCGAGCAGCATAACTTCACGCAAGTGATGCCCATCTTCACGGGCCCCGAATCGCTTGAACCTTTGCCCCAGGGCAAGTTCCCTGTTTTCAACAGAGACACAGGTGAGGCAACCGGTGTGGAAACTTTCCACTACGATGAGACCAAGTCGCTCTGGGACAATTGGAACGAATTGTCAACACAATGTGGTCACAGGGGCATTGTCGTGTCAGCTGGAGATGGCCAAGTGGACCAAACGGTGCGTCTTCTTGCCGTATTGCGGGAACAGCAGAACCGGATGCCGATCCAAATAATCCACAATGGTCAGCTCAGCAACGACTCCATGGCTCTCTTGTCTGAGGTGGCACAATCTAAAGACTTCTCTAACGGACCTAAGCAGTCAGTTTGGTTCCTGAACGTGAAGCCCACACTTTCGGAGTCGGTGAAGGACCGGTTCGACagattcaagaacaaatggCTCTCAGTGGTATTCAACACGTTCGAAGAGTTTATATTCATCGATACGGACGCCATCTCGTACATCGGACTTGAAGAGTACTTCAATTTTGATGAGTACAGTGCCACAGGAACGCTCATGTTCAAGGACAGAAGCCTCAGAATCGACAGCGCGCAAAGGTGTCCCGTGTTGTTCGAGACGTTACAACCAAAGATACTGGAGCAGTACTATTTCGACACAGTACCGCAGATCAATCCCGATTTCGTAGAACAAGCTTGCATGAAGGAGCTCACTTCAGAGGAAAAGGCCTATAAACGTTTCTTCGAGCTGGGTCACCAACATAACCTGGAAAGTGGACTCTTGGCCattaacaaaaaagaacacaTCATGAGTATGATTATCTCCACCGTGCTGAACATCAGCCCAAAGATTGGCGGTTGCGCTTGGGGTGACAAAGAATTCTTCTGGCTCGGGTTGCTCTTGTCTGGCCATCGCTACTCAATTTATGATGTGGAGGCATGCGCTGTAGGCATTCCCGAGGTGAAGCCCAACGAGAACGAGAACGAGAACGACCTCAAGAAGGCACAACAAATATGTTCATTGCAGGTGGGCCATACATCGTATGACAAGCATCTGCTATGGCTGAATGGTGGTTCGCAGCTGTGCAAGTTCCCCGAGAAGTTTGAGATCGACTGGGAAAGCATTGAAAGCATCCGCAAAGAGTTCCATGACAACAAGGAAGAAGCCAGAAAGGCTTACACAGACGTCATATCGATTGAAGCAGCAGTTATTCCGGACTCTACCACTGGAATGTGGGGCCACAAGGACATGAGATGCAAAGGGTACCTGTGGTGTGGTGAATATTTCGAAAAGATAAAGCCCTACACCTATAATAAGAAGATAGTCAAGGGCGAACTCATCCACTTCGAGCAAGACGAGATCGAACAGATAAGACGCTTGAATACCATATGGAGCAACGCTGTGTTCCCGGtgagaaaagaatga